The following are encoded together in the Ictalurus punctatus breed USDA103 chromosome 1, Coco_2.0, whole genome shotgun sequence genome:
- the prmt6 gene encoding protein arginine N-methyltransferase 6, with translation MSHAGSKKRKLDKPAEDKLYFESYADVSIHEEMIADTVRTDTYRKAIFNNKSEMEGKVVLDVGAGTGVLSVFCAQAGARKVYAVEASSIAEQAENIIKQNKVEDRVEVIKGALEAVDLPEQVDVIVSEWMGYALLHESMLNSVISARDRWLKPGGLMLPDKAELFIAPINDLVVEERLSFWSTVKSQYGVDMSCMTDFARRCITASPEITIKPVTVEDVLSHPVKFAELGLNTVNLEHLSSVKGRFRCHCFGSAAFNAFCVFFAVTFPGSRHPLVLSTSPFKPETHWKQAVLYLDQAVEVMQDTLVEGEVHMYPSEEGSRHICIHVDYTVGEEKKKSKTFAISDGSSYAETQ, from the coding sequence ATGTCCCACGCCGgctcaaagaaaagaaaactagaCAAACCCGCTGAGGATAAGCTGTATTTTGAGAGCTACGCGGATGTGAGTATCCATGAGGAGATGATCGCGGACACTGTGCGCACTGACACGTACAGGAAAgccatatttaataataaaagtgagATGGAGGGGAAAGTTGTGCTGGATGTGGGTGCAGGCACCGGGGTGCTGAGTGTGTTCTGTGCTCAGGCCGGAGCCAGGAAGGTGTACGCCGTGGAGGCCAGCTCCATAGCAGAGCAGGCTGAGAACATCATCAAGCAGAATAAAGTGGAGGACAGAGTGGAGGTCATTAAGGGTGCTCTGGAGGCTGTAGATCTTCCTGAGCAGGTAGatgtgatagtgagtgagtggatgggTTATGCTCTGCTCCATGAGTCCATGCTGAACTCGGTGATCTCAGCTCGGGATCGGTGGCTCAAACCTGGAGGTCTGATGCTCCCCGATAAAGCCGAGCTCTTCATCGCACCCATTAATGACCTCGTGGTGGAGGAGCGTCTCAGCTTCTGGAGCACGGTGAAGAGCCAGTACGGCGTGGACATGTCCTGCATGACGGACTTCGCCCGCAGGTGCATCACTGCGAGCCCAGAAATCACCATAAAGCCCGTCACCGTAGAAGACGTCTTGTCTCACCCGGTCAAATTCGCCGAGCTCGGCCTCAACACCGTCAACCTGGAGCACCTGAGCTCCGTCAAGGGACGTTTCCGCTGCCACTGCTTCGGCTCGGCCGCCTTCAACGCCTTCTGCGTGTTTTTCGCCGTGACCTTTCCCGGGTCGAGACACCCTCTCGTCCTGTCCACGTCCCCGTTCAAACCCGAGACGCACTGGAAACAGGCCGTGCTTTACCTGGACCAGGCCGTGGAGGTCATGCAAGACACGCTGGTGGAAGGAGAAGTGCACATGTACCCGTCCGAGGAAGGGTCTAGACATATATGCATCCACGTGGACTATACGGTCggggaggagaaaaagaaatcGAAAACGTTCGCTATTTCAGACGGATCGTCCTATGCAGAGACTCAGTAG